A stretch of the Paenibacillus dendritiformis genome encodes the following:
- a CDS encoding sigma-70 family RNA polymerase sigma factor — protein MDVHKEYILKAQAGDSEAFIHLMQEMELPLYRMALQMVKQEADCADAIQETMLKAYKSIHSLRKPEFFKTWLFRILINECNKILKKRSQAIPIEECPYPSASSAEYDKIDLHEAVDRLDENLRVVILLHYFQDFPVHQIADVLDISAGAVKTRLHRARKTLLSWLSNNPEGEMNCGTL, from the coding sequence GTGGATGTACATAAAGAATATATTCTTAAAGCGCAGGCCGGTGACAGTGAGGCTTTCATTCATCTAATGCAGGAAATGGAGCTGCCCCTGTATCGAATGGCGCTGCAGATGGTGAAGCAGGAGGCGGATTGCGCCGATGCCATTCAGGAAACAATGTTGAAAGCCTACAAATCGATACACTCGTTAAGAAAACCGGAATTTTTCAAAACATGGCTCTTCCGCATTCTTATCAACGAGTGCAACAAAATTTTGAAGAAGCGCTCGCAAGCGATACCTATTGAGGAGTGTCCCTACCCTTCCGCCAGTTCAGCCGAATATGACAAGATCGATCTGCATGAAGCCGTCGATCGGTTGGATGAGAACCTGCGTGTCGTCATTTTGCTGCACTATTTTCAAGATTTTCCTGTCCATCAGATTGCCGATGTGCTCGATATTTCAGCGGGAGCGGTCAAGACTCGGCTGCATCGGGCCAGGAAGACATTATTAAGCTGGTTAAGCAACAATCCGGAAGGGGAGATGAACTGTGGCACGTTATAA
- a CDS encoding DUF4179 domain-containing protein produces the protein MARYNLDKDLMECRNNLPDQLTPMLRSRLDGTYQLIRQLEPGTSQFAEPAQTRPSRVRKAAIVTAVVASMGVALVGAGFLSPTLAESLKSIPVLSSIFKLMGDAGLQKADQEGLVSVINENIEQNGISLIVPKVTYDGIRIAFELTRQAPKGTKGVLLDVRAVFENRVPKGAFDRIQVSMPGAYGSLGFGTPANEPSESVIVQLNELSGNLPDQFNMSVKVWLTGYEEPYELTVPVTKNTKDNIILVPEEPTKTYGNINFTIEKLELTPISTNLCLKLTGEPSIGGLSDINADIIDEQGRTLEVLSGRGMMGDTFSTWTSETTFEPFPAKPNTVTVQPYMMRTVENNKREKEYIPELEFTIPVKPRPAD, from the coding sequence GTGGCACGTTATAATTTGGACAAGGATCTGATGGAATGCCGGAACAACCTGCCTGACCAACTGACGCCGATGCTGCGCTCTCGCTTGGACGGCACGTACCAGCTCATTCGGCAGTTGGAGCCAGGTACGAGCCAGTTCGCCGAACCCGCCCAGACAAGACCGAGTCGAGTAAGAAAAGCAGCCATAGTTACTGCGGTCGTCGCCTCAATGGGCGTAGCTTTGGTCGGGGCTGGTTTCCTCTCGCCGACACTGGCCGAGTCACTGAAAAGCATCCCGGTTCTGAGCAGCATTTTCAAGCTGATGGGGGATGCCGGACTGCAAAAGGCCGATCAAGAGGGACTCGTCTCCGTCATCAACGAAAACATAGAACAGAATGGCATTTCGCTCATTGTTCCCAAAGTGACCTATGACGGAATACGCATTGCATTTGAATTGACAAGGCAAGCGCCTAAAGGCACGAAAGGCGTACTGCTCGATGTTAGGGCGGTCTTCGAAAATAGAGTGCCGAAAGGCGCTTTTGACCGAATTCAAGTATCCATGCCGGGTGCCTATGGCAGCCTTGGATTCGGCACCCCTGCGAACGAGCCGTCCGAATCCGTTATTGTGCAGCTTAACGAGCTATCCGGCAACCTCCCCGATCAATTCAACATGTCAGTGAAGGTATGGCTTACAGGTTACGAGGAGCCTTACGAATTGACTGTGCCAGTTACCAAAAATACAAAAGACAATATCATTTTGGTCCCCGAGGAGCCAACCAAAACGTATGGGAACATTAACTTTACCATTGAAAAGCTGGAACTGACGCCGATTTCCACAAACCTCTGTCTAAAGCTGACTGGCGAACCAAGCATCGGGGGCTTAAGCGACATTAATGCCGATATTATCGATGAACAAGGTCGAACACTGGAAGTGCTGAGCGGGAGGGGAATGATGGGCGATACCTTTTCTACCTGGACTTCAGAAACAACGTTCGAGCCTTTTCCGGCCAAGCCGAACACAGTAACAGTCCAACCGTATATGATGAGAACGGTGGAAAATAATAAGCGGGAGAAGGAATATATTCCGGAGCTTGAGTTCACCATTCCGGTAAAACCGCGCCCTGCCGATTAG